The genomic region GCGGGCTCGCTGCTGGCGCCCGCGACCGCGGCGGCACAGCCCATCGACCCCGCCGAACCCGCCGATCCGACCCTGACCGACGTGGCGCCCCCGCCCGCCGGCCCCCAGGCCGGCCAGCCCGGCGACAACATCCTGCACAACGTCGTCTACCGGGCGCGGTTCGACGGCACCTCGCGCCGCGCCGTCGTCGCCTACAAGATGGACGACCAGAACGTCAACAGCGCGACCCCGAACCTGCTGCTGCCCGGGCAGACGTTCGAGGTCAACGCGGTGCTCGACGACCCGAAGCTGGCCGGCATGGAGATCTCCATCGACTGGCCGTACGGGTCGAACCTGCACTGCGAGATCCTCGTCGACGACCAGGTGGTGGCCCAGGCCGACCAGTTCATCGCACCGCGGCTGTTCCGGCCGAAGGACGACCCGCTGTACGGCACGCTGCAGTGCGGCGCCCCGCTGGACATCCCGGTCCCGGGCCTGGCCCCGCTGCCGGACACCGCGACCGACGCCGCACCCGCCGAGCCGGCGCCGACGACCTGAGTCAGGGCTTCCAGCCGGTGGTGTCGGCCCACTCCCACGCCCGCCGGTAGGCGTCGAGGAACCACGGTTCCTTCGCCTCGGCGTACGCACCCGTGGTCGCGTGGCCCTGCGCGGCGACCCGCCTCTTGAGCTCCAGGTAGTCGGACTGCACCCCCGGGTTGGCGCGCAGCCAGTCCACGAACAGCAGCGCGAACTGCTGGCCCGGCCAGCCGTCCACCCGGATGTGCACGTGGGTGGGCCGGCCCGGATCCGCCGAGCAGTGAAGCCGCTTGTGCCACAACGACTCGTCGTTGCTGTGGTCGAACTCGGCGACCGTGCTGCGGGCGTCGGGTTTGCCGGTGTCGGCGGTGACCGGAACCCGTACATAGCCCACCGCGGTCAGCGCGTCGCTGAGCTCGTCGGCCACCTCCAGCGACGGCACCGTCACCTGGACGTCGATCACGTCCTTGGCGTCCATTCCCGGCACCGCCGTCGACCCGATGTGGTCGATGCGCACCGCGCGGTGCCCGCACGCGGTGTTGAGCCGGGCGAGGATGCGCCGGGCCTGGTCCGGCCAGGTCGGGTCGTAGGGCACCAGCGCCGGCGTCGGCCGGGCGGGCCGGTTCTCGTGCAGGTTGTGGGCGAACGGCAGGATCCGGCTGTGCCACAGCTCGCGCGCCGCCTCCACCAGCTGCCCGGCGCTGCCCGAGTTGTCCAGCCACACGTCGGCCACGGCGCGGCGCTGCTCCTCGGTGGCCTGCGCGGCGATGCGGGCGCGGGCGTCGGCCTCGGTGAAGCCCCGGTACTCGATCAGCCGTTTGACCCGCAGCTCCTCGTCGGCGTGCACGATCACCACCAGCGGGAACATCGGCGCCATCCCGGACTCGACGAGCAGCGGGATGTCCTCCACGATGACGGCGTCCTCGGCGGCGGCCGCGATCAGTTCGGAGCGCCGGTGCGCCACCAGCGGGTGCACGATGCCGTTGAGCGTCTGGCGCTTCTCCTCGTCGCTGAACGCGATCGCCGCCAGCGCGGGCCGGTTCAGCGCGCCGTCGGGATGCAGGATCTCCCGGCCGAACGCGTCCACGAGCTTGGCCAGCCCCTCGGTGCCCGGTTCGACGACCTCGCGGGCGATCACGTCACCGTCGACGATGATCCCGCCCAACTCATGAAACGTCGAGGACACAGTCGATTTCCCGGCGCCGATCCCGCCGGACAGCCCAATGCGCAGCACCGCAACAGTGTGTCAAAACGAAAACTCCCCGGCTCCACAGGGAGCCGGGGAGTTCTCTCAGGCGTTGCTAGGCGTTGCCCGCCAGCTTCTCACGCAGCGCAGCGAGCTGCGCGTCGCTGGCCAGCGAGCCGCCGGTGGGCTCGTCGCCCCGCGAGCTGGTGGCCGGACGGGAGGCCGCCTCCGCCTCGGCGGCGGCGAACTTCTCCATCTGCGCGGTGTGCATCTTGTGCCGGCGCTCGGCCTCGGCGTAGCGGGCCTCCCACTCCTCACGCTGCTTCTCGAAGCCCTCGAGCCACTCGTTGGTCTCGGGATCGAAGCCCTCGGGGAAGATGTAGTTGCCCTGCTCGTCGTAGCTGTCGGCCATGCCGTACTTCGACGGGTCGAACTCCTCGGTGTAGTCCTCGTTGGCCTGCTTGAGGCTCAGCGAGATCCGACGACGCTCCAGATCGATGTCGATGACCTTGACCATCGCGTCGTCGCCGACCTGGACCACCTGGTCCGGAACCTCGACGTGGCGCTCGGACAGCTCCGAGATGTGCACCAGGCCCTCGATGCCCTCCTCGACGCGGACGAACGCACCGAACGGCACCAGCTTGGTGACCTTGCCCGGCACGATCTGGCCGATCGCGTGGGTGCGGGCGAAGTGGCGCCACGGATCTTCCTGAGTGGCCTTCAGCGACAGCGAGACCCGCTCGCGGTCCATGTCGACGTCGAGCACCTCGACGGTGACCTCGTCGCCCACCTGAACCACCTCGGACGGGTGATCGATGTGCTTCCAGGACAGCTCGGAAACGTGCACCAGGCCGTCGACACCGCCGAGATCGACGAATGCGCCGAAGTTGACGATGCTGCTGACGACACCCTTGCGGATGGCGCCCTTCTGCAGCTGGTTGAGGAAC from Mycolicibacterium phlei harbors:
- the coaE gene encoding dephospho-CoA kinase, with the protein product MLRIGLSGGIGAGKSTVSSTFHELGGIIVDGDVIAREVVEPGTEGLAKLVDAFGREILHPDGALNRPALAAIAFSDEEKRQTLNGIVHPLVAHRRSELIAAAAEDAVIVEDIPLLVESGMAPMFPLVVIVHADEELRVKRLIEYRGFTEADARARIAAQATEEQRRAVADVWLDNSGSAGQLVEAARELWHSRILPFAHNLHENRPARPTPALVPYDPTWPDQARRILARLNTACGHRAVRIDHIGSTAVPGMDAKDVIDVQVTVPSLEVADELSDALTAVGYVRVPVTADTGKPDARSTVAEFDHSNDESLWHKRLHCSADPGRPTHVHIRVDGWPGQQFALLFVDWLRANPGVQSDYLELKRRVAAQGHATTGAYAEAKEPWFLDAYRRAWEWADTTGWKP
- the rpsA gene encoding 30S ribosomal protein S1, which encodes MPSPSVTSPQVAVNDIGSSEDFLAAIDKTIKYFNDGDIVEGTIVKVDRDEVLLDIGYKTEGVIPSRELSIKHDVDPNEVVSVGDEVEALVLTKEDKEGRLILSKKRAQYERAWGTIEELKEKDEAVKGTVIEVVKGGLILDIGLRGFLPASLVEMRRVRDLQPYIGKEIEAKIIELDKNRNNVVLSRRAWLEQTQSEVRSEFLNQLQKGAIRKGVVSSIVNFGAFVDLGGVDGLVHVSELSWKHIDHPSEVVQVGDEVTVEVLDVDMDRERVSLSLKATQEDPWRHFARTHAIGQIVPGKVTKLVPFGAFVRVEEGIEGLVHISELSERHVEVPDQVVQVGDDAMVKVIDIDLERRRISLSLKQANEDYTEEFDPSKYGMADSYDEQGNYIFPEGFDPETNEWLEGFEKQREEWEARYAEAERRHKMHTAQMEKFAAAEAEAASRPATSSRGDEPTGGSLASDAQLAALREKLAGNA